In the genome of Stomoxys calcitrans chromosome 4, idStoCalc2.1, whole genome shotgun sequence, the window tagagacattgaactgaaactttgcacagattctttttttttttgtccataagcaggttaagttcgaaaatgggctatatcggactatatcttgatatacccccatatagaccgatccaccgattaagggtctaaggcacataaagccatatttattatccgattttgctaaaatttgggacagtgagttatgttaggccctccgacatcctccgttaatttggctcagatcggtccagatttggatatagctgccatatagaccgatcctccgatttaaggtcttagggccataaaaaccacatattAATCAgagtttgctaaaatttgggacagtgaattgtattaggcccttcgacatccttcgtcaatttggcgtagatcggtccacatttggatatagctgccatatagaccgatctctcagttttaggttttagggccataaaaaccacatattaatcagattttgctgaaatttgggacagtgagttgtattaggcccttcgacatccttcgtcaatttggcgtagatcggtccagatttggatatagctgccatatagaccgatctctcagttttaggttttagggccataaaagccacatttattttccgattttgctgaaatttgggacagcgagttatgttaggcccttcaacatccttcgtccgtttggcctagatcggttcagatttggatatagttgccatacagaccgatctctcgagtcaATGTTTTAGACCCatgaaaggggcatttattgtccgatgttgccgaaatttgggacagaaagataagttaagcccctccacatatttctgcaatttggtctagattgatGGAAATTTGCATACagctatattgaccgatatctcgatttaaagtctaggcttcaaaaaaggcgcatttataatccgattttactgaaattcgacacagtgacttatgtttggattttcaacatccgtgtcgtatatggttcagctcggtttatttttaaatacggCTACTAAaccgaccaatattttgttatacacaattgaacaatgacttgtacttattagtatttggtccaaatcagcacatatttcgatataactgctatgggacataaggtatgcaatttttaccggatttgatgaaaggtaggtgggtatccaaagttacgaggtggtgggtatccaaagttacgcccggccgaacttaacgcctttttacttgttctctctctctcctctcCCTGTTCATCCACTTTAATTTGAACACGAACTACAAattacaattttcatccgatcgtctccaaatttaacattttgttAGGCCTCCAGAGGAAGTCCATTGAAACTGTAAGAAATCggctcatatttggatacacctcacatatatgctcgtccgatttgaacttgTTCTGCATtaaagtcatttgttaaccgatccccGAAAAATTTGGTACGAATGCATCTCTTACTGacgaatttcttaaaaatctgtTCGTTTAACTCCCACATGTAGGTATCGTTCGATTTTTGCTGCTAGAGCCTGTTTAAAATCATTTCTGAACAGATCTTCCcagaaatttgcacaaagtctTATTCTATGATATTTAGCCAAGTGTTCAAAATTATCCACTTCAAGTTAGTTTCGCACATAATTTGCCTTATAGAATATCACGAATTAAACCTTTTGCAATAGCAAATGTTAGCTAAAGGCCATCACCATAATTGCTATTACCTTCCACATAATTACTTTCACAACAACTTCCACCTATGCTGCATGCTGCCAAAGCAGCAAAGTATCATTCAGCAACCCATGGCCATGCCCACAGTGGACACTTATTGACCGTTCGAAACCATTTGCACGCTTTGAGCGCAAAACTCAGCCTACCAAACAGCCAGCCATGATTGTCAAAGTAACACAAGGATGTAATTGGTTCCACCAACATGACATCGCCCAACTGTCACAATCCCCACAGTGTACCAACAGAGCGACAGACAGGCATACTCTGTGCGAACTATACTCGCACATAATTAAAGCCGTGCAATGAATCCAACGCCAATGAAGCTGAAGCTGAAAACTGAGGATCTATATCCACATCGGTGAAGCCTTTTGCCAAGCCTATTACAGTGTGGTTTGGTATTCGCTCTGCTGAACGATAACAAACATGAAAATACACCTTTGGCGATGGGCGAATCTATTACGTCCGCCAAAGCTGTGCATTACTTCGCTTGGATGAATCAACGCTGGCAAACAGGAGGTTATTTAACATTCAGCCGGAAATGAATAATTTGTAACTCTTAAATGCAAGCATATTGACTGGGTTTCCATTAGTATAGAGATCATAGTAGCAGTGGCATTGATATCAGCATCGATAGATTATGACCACACCAGTAACATCAGCATATCATGAATTATAGggaacatttgaaaaaattaattttccaacATGGCATTGGCACAGTGTCTATGTATGTGCGTGGGCGTGGGCgtgggtgtgggtgtgtgtgtactCGACAAGTCAATTACAGTTTGTGCCGAAAAAGCCTCTGTCCGCTGTGGTTATTTTCGCCATTGGTTTTTGAATTAAATTACCAAACTGCAACTGTGCCTAATTCTCCACTGGGATGGTCTTTTCAAATTATGCCAGTTTGTTTCTATCTCAAGGGAACGTAATGAAGTGGACATTCTCTTTCTGCCTTACAAATAGGCTGTGTATTCTGGGGTGTGTTAATTTTGTTACAatcatttgataaaattttaagtaatttatatattattatacccaccaccgaaggatgggggtatattcattttgtcattctgtttgcaacacaccgaaatatccatttccgatcctataaagtatatataatcttgatcagcgtaaaaatctaagacgatctagacatgtccgtccgtctgtccgtctgtatgttgaaatcacgctacagtcttcaaaaatagagatattgagctgaaactttgcacagattctttttttgtccataagcaggttaagttcgaagatgggctatatcggactatatcttgatatagcccccatatagaccgatccgccgatttagggtcttaggcccatgaaagccacatttattatccgattttgctgaaatttgggacagtgagttgccttaggcccttcgacattcttcgtctatttggctcatatcggtcaagatttggatatagctgccatatagaccgatcctctgatttagggtcttaggcccataaaagccacatttattatccgatttttctgaaatttgagacagtgagttgtgttaggcttttcgacatccttcgtctttttggccaagatcggttcagatttggatatagctgccatatagaccgatcctctgattcagggttttaggccaataaaagcaacatttattatccgattttgctgaaatttgtcacagtgagttgtgttaggcccttcgacattcttcgccaatttggcccagatcggtccagatttggttatagctgccatatagaccgatcctcctatttagggtctttgcCTATAAtcgccacatttataatccgattttgctgaaatttttgacagttagttgtgttaggcccttcaacatcctccgtctatttggcccagatcggtccagggttggatatagctgccatatagaccgatcctccgatttagggtcttaggcccataaaagcaacatttattatcagattttgctgaaatttgggacagtgagttgtgtaaggcccttcgacatccttcgtcatctTGGcatagatttggttatagctgccatatagaccgatcctccgatttagggtcttaggcccataaaagccacatttgggttaggtccttcgacatcattcgtcaatttggtccacatcggtccagattcggaataaaagttggtttacatacatacccgaggtgatgagtatccaaagttcggcccggctgaacttagcgcctttttacttgttttatttgttttggtgGTTCTGCTGTGTCGGGCAGTTACCCAGATTCTTAGTGGTAAatatttatgtcatatttgcaCTTCCAATGATTCTCATTGAAGACTCACAATATTTCGAACGGCCTAAATATTTGTTTGAGTGGTTATTCGGTGGTACGGTGCCCACTACCACTTTACTCTACTAATAAATACCTTACATTGTTGTTCCTTATTACCCCGATCGCCCTAACTTCCCGTTTAGAAAGTTTTTGGAAGAGGACGGTCCCTCAGActtaatccaaaatatttttcatttaagtcccatattgtcccaatcggtccactattCAATGGGTGGTGATATCTGCGGAAAAGGATCCTCCCCCTTTCGGTACCAAAAAATTATACCGAAAGGGGGGGGGGCTTCCAGATCATTCCACGCTTTctctaaaatattaaaaattaccgATTAGGTGAAATGTTAATATAAAgtcaatattttataatttttttttacatttagagAAAAATCCAATTATTCTTCTCTAAAAATTATTGTcatcagtttactttattgtcTTACATTACTTTCGTTTACAATTGTCCTTATTTACGCCATTTAGAGATCACAATTTCGACAAAGAATATCACCAAGGCCAATGCCGTCAGCACCAAATAAGTCACAAAAATTCCTTCCAAATTACCCATGGTCAAGGGCAGGAAAACCTGTTTCTCCGTAGGCACCTCTACATAAGTGCGGTCCACACTGTTGGAGGCCCAAAAGTCAATAAGGCCCATGGCACGCAAATTCtgcaaaacttcattaaaaCGATCTATCAGAAAAGTGTGCTTGGTAAAATAAATGGTCAGGTGTTGGGTGAAAATCTTCTCAGGCAATACAATGAACATGCCCCGCTTATTCTCCACCCTGGCATGATGTATAATAAAATCCTCGGGTGAAATGCCAGCATAACACTCATGCTTATGTGCCTCCACATAGAAGAATATACTCTGCTCCGAGACATTCTTGATGATATGCATTTCGATTAAACGCAAATAGAATGTGGGCACAGTGGACACCGAATCATAGGTGCCATTGGTGGTTACTATCTTACAGCCCCGTGACATAAGGTCTACCAGACCAAAGGGTGCGGGATGATAAAGATCACTTTGTAGCAATTGAAACAGCAAAGATTGATATGCTGTTCTCAGCAGCAGCCCAAAGAGGTCCCAAAGTGTCAAAACAAATCGGCAAAAGGTATTTTCTGGCAATGCACCTATCGCCTGACCGGTCATCATCATAACAATATTCGTTAGGGGAGCAGTTGGTCTGGGTATGCCCATAACTATTCTGGCCCAATAGGATGTATCATAGCGTAACTGTACAAAATAGACCACCAAGAGGGCCGTTAAGAAACTTATGACTAAACATATCCAAGTACGATTGTCGAAGGCATACACCAAAATCTCCAGTGAGGTATATGGTTGGGCTCTTTTCAAAAACGCATAGGCTTGCCATGTCTGGTAGTATGATTCAGCACCCGTCAATACGGCTGCACGCTCCAAAGTAACGCGAAAGGAACCAAGGCTCAGGTCAGCTGTACGCCTGATCATCTGGAGAGGGAGAATTATAACAAAAatgatagaaaatttttttttcaatgtttataacaaatttttctttaaaactcaGTTTTTATCATTTATTGACGTTTTTCCATTTCTTACCAATCCCATTGCTCCATTGATGGTACCATCTGGCTGTTGTTTACCACGTTGCTGATTATTAATAGGCTCTATCAAAGCCACAGTGAAATTAAACTTATCCCCCAATACATACAGTAATTCTGCCTCCCAATAATGTATTTCTATGGTCCCATTCGGATGACGTTTAAAACTCAAATAGGGCGGGGTATTCCATACAGCCGCTGTAACTGGGCATTTGTGTAAATTTCCCACTTTATCCGGATACAAAGATTTCGGTATGGGATAACGCCATGAATCGCTATAtgaatttaaatatttcacaTGCACATGACGACATGATGCACCATCATGGAAGGGAAAATAAGTGTAGACATCCACTACCTGGGTGTCTGGGTTCTCAACGAGCACAATGACATTTAACATGTAGTACTGCCAAAAGTGAGAGAATATCTGATGCAACTCCAAATAGAGATCCGAAAAGCGTGCCGCATCCATCAAATACAAGATGTAATGCTCTTGGATATCATAGTCCTTGGTAAGATTGGCAGGATTCAATTCCCTAGAGTGGAAAAAAAGAATTATAATTAATATCAGTAAGGACAGGCTTAAGCTGGCGCAGCCGATTTtgatatcaacaagtaaaagcgtgctaagttcggccgggccgaatcttacataccctccaccatggagcgcatttgtcgagttcttttctcggcatctcttcttaggcaaaaactgatataagaaaagatttgctccgctattagagcgatatcaagatatgatccggtttagaccacaattaaattatatgtttgagacctgtgtaaaatggcagccaattcgaataagaattgcgccgtttgggggcttaagaagtaaaatagagagatagatttatatgggagctgtatcgggctatagaccgattcagaccataatatgttgatggtcatgaaaggatccgtcgtacaaaatttcaggcaaatcggataataattgcgacctctaaaggctcaagaagtcaaggtcccagatcggtttatatggcagctatatcaggttatgaaccgatgtgaaccatacttggcacagttgttggatatcataacaaaacacgtcgtgcaaaatttcattccaatcggataagaattgcgcactctagaggatcaagaagtcaagacccaagatcggtttatatggcagctatatcaggttatgaaccgatttgaaccttatttgacacagttgttgaaagtaaaaataaaatacgtcatgctaaatttcagccaaatcggataggaattgcgccctctagaagctcaagaagtcaaatccccagatctgtttatatgacagctatatcaggttatggaccgatttaaaccatacttggcacagttgttggatatcataacgaaatacttcgttcaaaaattcattcaaatcggataagaattgtgccctctagaggctcaagaagtctagacccaagatcggtttatatggcagatatatcaggttatgaaccgatttaaaccatacttgatatagttgttgggtatcataacaaaacacgtcgtgcgaaattccattccattcggataagaattgcgcccactagaggctcaagaagtcaagacccaagatcggtttatatggcagctatatcaggttatagaccgatttgaaccatacttggcatagttgttggatatcataacaaaacacgtcgtgcaaaatttcattccaatcggataagaattgcgtcctctagagcctcaagaagtcaagacccaagatcggtttgtatggcagctataacaaaacatggaccgatatagcccatttacaatcccaaccgacctacactaataagaagtatttgtgtaaaatttcaagcggctagctttactccttcggaagttagcgtgctttcgacagacagacggacggacggacggacagacggacggacatggctagatcgacataaaatgtcacgacgatcaagaatatatatactttatggggtctcagacgaatatttcgagtagttacaaacagaatgacgaaatttgtataccccccatcttatggtggagggtataaaaacttcggGAGCACTCTCtctcggatggatcaaagctagaggagagagtgggcctgggaactgagatctgttttagactgcctaaccataatacagTACTACAGGCGGATATGCGAGCTatcaaggaatgcgtgaggtggtggatgctaacgcgaggacgttgagtgtgaacatctttacggacagtaaaattgctataagggcaataaaaaccaaaacGGTGAGGTCAccaacagttttgcagtgtaagaaagaaattaacgccttctctgaggatagcaaaatccgcatcgtttggttgccgggccataacgggttAAGGTAAATGAAAagccagacgatttggcggtgaaggctagaggactgccgtcaataaacttgtttaacccgaagcttttcgggtcgacgcagtccgagctaaTGGCGTGGGCGCATGCAACCCTTCTAGagaagcgaaacggtcggtaggacggcgaaaatcccatgggggATCCATATCGTAAGAAGacaaagctattactgaaaggaagtaagaaggaggtcagtatagcttttggtatcataacgggacacacaggatgcggcaagtgataacatgtgtagggtagcgggaagataatgagacgttggagcatttcctttgtcagtgCCCGGATTTCACGTCTAAGAcataccagcacttaggtggggacacaataccagacatgaaccaacttaggggcgtggcatggaaaacaattaaggattttgtaagtagcacgggattccgactttctttttcgagataacttttcagtttttagagtgcacaacaagccgattactagttTAGGAGTATGTCTAtcgtagtggcatggggcagattaatatctgcaccctcttttcaacctaacctaacttcggTAGCAAGGCCCCACTCCAGCTCCCGTAGAACATGTGGGCCAATCGATACGGTATGGGGCGCAAATAAAAGTTCTTTCTTAGTGGAGTACGAATCTGAGATTAATTTTAGACACAAAGTTACAATGAGACACCCtagtcaaaaacaagtaagagcgtgctaagtttggccgggccgaatcttatataccctccaccatgagtcgcatttgtggagttctatgagcggtattggataagaactgttatgctgttggagctatatcaagttatagtccgattcggaccatatatgaatgctgaacattgtagaagtcattgtgtaatatttcagttcattcggataagaattgcgctgtgtagggactcaagaagcaaaaacgggatatcgatttttatgggagctgtatcaagttattgatcgattcagaccttattggacacgtatgttgaaggtcatgagggaagccttcgtataaaatttctgccaaatcggatgagtattgcaccctctagaggctcaagaagtcaagacccaagatcggtttttatgccagctatatcaaaacatagaccgatttggcccatttacaatcccaaccgcttgaaattttgcttagatAATTCATATCGgtcgtaggtcattggggattgcaaatgggccatatcggttcagatttagatgtagctcccattatAAACCCAACTCCCGATTtgtgttcttgagcccctagaagtcgctgttttggactgatttggctaaaattttgcatatagttgttctgttatgtcttccaactaCTTTGCTAAGTAtcgtccaaattggtctataacctgatatagctcccatataaactggtatccagtttggacttcttgagcttctagataccccaattttcatccgacttcgctgaaatttgggttttTGGTTAGAGCAAGggttttgttctaaatttcaatctCGGAATTTCTTTGATTCGCAAAGGTCTTTAAActtttatagcccccatacaaaccgatccccgaatttgagCCCTAGAAGCATcagtttttatctgatttggcctaAACTTCGGACAACGACTTTTGTTCTGATCTCCAACAACATTACCGACTATGATGCGAATGGGTAAATAAACTGGGATACCCTCCATATAAACccgaaccgatgtggcccatttgcaatcccaactgacctacaccaataagaagtattcatgcaaaatttcaagcggctagctttactccttcgaaagttagcgtgctttcgacagacggatggacggacggacggacggacggacgga includes:
- the LOC106085015 gene encoding uncharacterized protein LOC106085015 — translated: MMRLANFSMTLAMIAIAICEQQQQPQQQQNQVLEVEVHCHEQQQQQQQQQQRPEFPSQQQLLQQESHHNLSIMQNLDGHELPLLLQRVIAACCNIVRNYFALLSDGFMFSSHIEEERLRHDLHDFMRHVLICKKDFKVEIENISGDRMITFNRKFNVIVVDSAKSLRELNPANLTKDYDIQEHYILYLMDAARFSDLYLELHQIFSHFWQYYMLNVIVLVENPDTQVVDVYTYFPFHDGASCRHVHVKYLNSYSDSWRYPIPKSLYPDKVGNLHKCPVTAAVWNTPPYLSFKRHPNGTIEIHYWEAELLYVLGDKFNFTVALIEPINNQQRGKQQPDGTINGAMGLMIRRTADLSLGSFRVTLERAAVLTGAESYYQTWQAYAFLKRAQPYTSLEILVYAFDNRTWICLVISFLTALLVVYFVQLRYDTSYWARIVMGIPRPTAPLTNIVMMMTGQAIGALPENTFCRFVLTLWDLFGLLLRTAYQSLLFQLLQSDLYHPAPFGLVDLMSRGCKIVTTNGTYDSVSTVPTFYLRLIEMHIIKNVSEQSIFFYVEAHKHECYAGISPEDFIIHHARVENKRGMFIVLPEKIFTQHLTIYFTKHTFLIDRFNEVLQNLRAMGLIDFWASNSVDRTYVEVPTEKQVFLPLTMGNLEGIFVTYLVLTALALVIFFVEIVISKWRK